Proteins from a single region of Streptomyces glaucescens:
- the ssuE gene encoding NADPH-dependent FMN reductase produces the protein MATVLSVSGSPSATSRTARLLRHLDGRLVAQGHEVIPLDVRALPPEALLHAQTGHPAIAEATALFARADGVVIGTPVYKAAYSGLLKSLLDLLPQYALAGKTVLPLATGGTTAHVLAIDYALRPVLASLGAAHITPGWFTLDRDITVADDGSLTVAPASAEALAQVTDQFSLALGGRTTLLAATG, from the coding sequence ATGGCCACCGTTCTCTCCGTCTCCGGAAGCCCCTCCGCCACCTCCCGCACCGCACGCCTGCTGCGGCACCTCGACGGCCGGCTCGTCGCCCAGGGCCACGAGGTGATCCCGCTGGACGTGCGCGCCCTGCCCCCCGAGGCCCTGCTGCACGCGCAGACCGGCCATCCGGCGATCGCCGAGGCCACCGCGCTCTTCGCGCGGGCGGACGGCGTCGTCATCGGCACCCCGGTCTACAAGGCCGCCTACTCGGGGCTGCTCAAGTCCCTGCTCGATCTCCTCCCGCAGTACGCCCTGGCCGGCAAGACCGTGCTGCCCCTCGCCACGGGCGGCACGACCGCACACGTCCTGGCCATCGACTACGCCCTGCGCCCGGTCCTCGCCTCCCTGGGAGCCGCGCACATCACGCCCGGCTGGTTCACCCTCGACAGGGACATCACGGTCGCCGACGACGGCTCGCTGACCGTCGCCCCCGCCTCCGCCGAGGCCCTCGCCCAGGTCACGGACCAGTTCTCGCTCGCCCTGGGCGGTCGCACGACCCTGCTGGCGGCCACCGGATGA
- a CDS encoding LLM class flavin-dependent oxidoreductase, translating into MPLTFHWFLPTNGDSRHVVGGGHGTPAGSAGRDRPPTVAYLSQIARAAEDLGFLGALTPTGAWCEDAWLTTAMVSRHTERLKFLVAFRPGFVSPTLAAQMASTFQRQSGGRLLLNVVTGGESHEQRAYGDFLDKDDRYRRTGEFLEIVRELWQGKTVDLAGEHLRVEGAALARVPDPVPAVYFGGSSPVAGEIAARHADVYLTWGEPPAAVAEKIAWIRGLAARQGRTLRFGIRLHVITRDTSEQAWAEAGRLLDGFAPEAVEAVQAGLARSESEGQRRMLALHGGSRDDLEIHPNLWAGIGLVRGGAGTALVGSHAEVAERIAEYHRLGIEEFVLSGYPHLEEAYWFGEGVLPRLGEQGLWTHPFRDTAQPRSAAQVPFAGAAGPHRN; encoded by the coding sequence ATGCCCCTCACCTTCCACTGGTTCCTGCCCACCAACGGCGACAGCCGTCACGTCGTCGGCGGCGGCCACGGCACCCCGGCCGGTTCCGCCGGCCGCGACCGGCCACCGACGGTCGCCTACCTGAGCCAGATCGCGCGGGCCGCGGAGGACCTGGGCTTCCTGGGCGCGCTCACCCCGACCGGCGCCTGGTGCGAGGACGCCTGGCTGACCACCGCGATGGTCAGCCGGCACACCGAGCGGCTGAAGTTCCTGGTGGCCTTCCGGCCCGGCTTCGTCTCCCCGACGCTCGCCGCGCAGATGGCGTCCACGTTCCAGCGGCAGTCCGGGGGACGGCTGCTGCTCAACGTCGTCACGGGCGGCGAGAGCCACGAACAGCGCGCCTACGGCGACTTCCTCGACAAGGACGACCGCTACCGGCGCACCGGTGAGTTCCTCGAGATCGTCAGGGAGTTGTGGCAGGGCAAGACCGTGGACCTGGCAGGCGAGCACCTCCGGGTCGAGGGCGCCGCGCTGGCCCGGGTGCCCGACCCGGTCCCGGCGGTGTACTTCGGGGGGTCCTCACCGGTCGCCGGCGAGATCGCAGCCCGCCACGCGGACGTCTACCTCACCTGGGGCGAGCCGCCCGCCGCCGTCGCCGAGAAGATCGCGTGGATCCGCGGGCTGGCGGCCCGGCAGGGGCGCACCCTCCGGTTCGGCATCCGGCTGCACGTCATCACGCGCGACACGTCCGAACAGGCGTGGGCCGAGGCCGGCCGGCTCCTCGACGGCTTCGCCCCCGAGGCGGTCGAGGCCGTCCAGGCGGGACTGGCCCGCAGCGAGTCGGAGGGCCAGCGGCGCATGCTCGCCCTGCACGGCGGCAGCCGCGACGACCTGGAGATCCACCCGAACCTGTGGGCCGGCATCGGGCTGGTGCGGGGCGGCGCGGGCACGGCACTGGTCGGCAGCCACGCCGAGGTGGCCGAACGGATCGCCGAGTACCACCGGCTCGGTATCGAGGAGTTCGTGCTCTCCGGCTACCCGCACCTGGAGGAGGCGTACTGGTTCGGCGAGGGCGTCCTGCCCCGGCTCGGGGAACAGGGACTGTGGACGCACCCGTTCCGCGACACGGCACAGCCGCGGTCCGCCGCCCAGGTCCCCTTCGCCGGCGCCGCGGGCCCCCACCGGAACTGA
- a CDS encoding SfnB family sulfur acquisition oxidoreductase has protein sequence MSVPPLIAGDAEALDVAGELAADFRKGAAERDAQRRLPHAELERLSASGLLGVTVPAEFGGADVRAETLAEIFRRLAAADASLAQIPQSHFVYVNVLRRQGTREQQRFLFGEVLLGKRFGNAQSEAGTRHVQDIRTRLARRPDGSYVLDGVKHYSTGALFAHWIPVLARADDGNLHVAFVPGDAPGLTVLDDWDGMGQRTTASGTVRLESVPVPADRVVPHHLTFRGPQLHGAVAQLLHAAIDAGIASGALAEAAEFVRTKSRPWFESVDEGHRTATEDPLLVQRFGELTIRARAAEALLAAAARSVDTARADLTDDSAAEASIAVAAAKVAAAEAAVEIGSALFEVAGTRAALDSLGLHRHWRDARTHTLHDPARWKVQHIGRYTLNGTRPPRHGLL, from the coding sequence ATGAGCGTCCCGCCCCTGATCGCCGGCGACGCCGAGGCCCTCGACGTCGCCGGCGAGCTGGCCGCGGACTTCCGCAAGGGCGCAGCCGAGCGGGACGCGCAGCGCCGGCTGCCGCACGCGGAGCTGGAGCGGCTGTCCGCCTCCGGGCTGCTCGGGGTGACGGTGCCGGCCGAGTTCGGCGGCGCCGACGTCCGCGCCGAGACGCTCGCCGAGATCTTCCGGCGGCTGGCCGCCGCCGACGCGAGCCTCGCCCAGATCCCGCAGAGCCACTTCGTGTACGTCAACGTGCTGCGCCGGCAGGGGACGCGCGAGCAGCAGCGGTTCCTCTTCGGCGAGGTGCTGCTCGGGAAGCGGTTCGGCAACGCCCAGTCGGAGGCGGGCACCCGGCACGTGCAGGACATCCGCACCCGGCTCGCCCGCCGTCCCGACGGCTCGTACGTCCTCGACGGCGTCAAGCACTACTCGACCGGCGCCCTCTTCGCCCACTGGATCCCCGTCCTCGCCCGCGCCGACGACGGCAACCTGCACGTGGCGTTCGTACCCGGGGACGCGCCGGGACTCACCGTCCTGGACGACTGGGACGGCATGGGACAGCGCACCACGGCCAGCGGGACCGTCCGCCTGGAGTCGGTGCCGGTCCCCGCCGACCGGGTGGTCCCGCACCACCTCACCTTCCGGGGACCGCAACTCCACGGTGCCGTGGCCCAGTTGCTGCACGCCGCCATCGACGCCGGGATCGCCTCCGGCGCGCTGGCGGAGGCGGCCGAGTTCGTCCGCACCAAGAGCCGCCCCTGGTTCGAGAGCGTCGACGAGGGACACCGGACCGCCACCGAGGACCCGCTGCTGGTCCAGCGGTTCGGTGAGCTGACGATCCGGGCACGGGCCGCCGAGGCGCTGCTCGCCGCCGCCGCGCGCTCCGTGGACACCGCCCGCGCGGACCTGACCGACGACTCGGCCGCCGAGGCGTCGATCGCGGTCGCGGCGGCCAAGGTGGCGGCGGCCGAGGCAGCCGTGGAGATCGGCAGCGCCCTCTTCGAGGTCGCCGGCACCCGTGCCGCGCTCGACTCCCTGGGCCTGCACCGGCACTGGCGCGACGCCCGCACCCACACCCTGCACGACCCGGCCCGCTGGAAGGTGCAGCACATCGGCCGGTACACCCTCAACGGCACGCGGCCGCCCCGGCACGGCCTGCTGTAG